The nucleotide sequence TCTATCAATACTCTGTCATCCTTGTGTTTGATGCACTTCTCCTGATCCATATCATAGGCCTTCTATCAATACTCTGTCATCCTTGTGTTTGATGCACTTCTCCTGATCCACATCATAGGCCATCCTTTCTCTCGCCTTGGCTAGCATGTATAGCTTCTTATCTCCACGTTTAACCTTAAATTATTCGTATAAACATCCAAATACTACTATAATATTCTAATTTCAAGTTTTCTACATATTATTAGTGCTACCAAATTATGAATAATTGATCAGGGTAATCAAATTATCATTATGTTGGAGATGTTTTAAGATATAGGAGGCAAAGAAAACCATAAAACTTTCATTATCCGCTCTCTGAtttccctctttcttttcttcttgtcttaacatcgttttcttcttttctttttctttttttgcactCTCTTTCTCTCAGATATTCAACTTTATATCTTTTTTCTCACATCTATTATTGGAAAAATGTGTGTGATTTCTTATACATAACAAAATAGGAAAATGCATAAATACCTTCTGACCTATACCCGGATTCCCAACTACATACTTTATTTTTGCGGGAATCCTATTACCCCCTAAAAAAATTTTAAATGGAATAAATAGCACCCTAAAACTAGACAACCAAACTTTTGGCAAGTGGTGAATTATACGTGCCCCCacatgtatttttagtactttttttaattctttcttcttttcttatccttttttcttatttcttattattctcatttttttggttatttcattctctttcttaTTGTTTTGGTCACCGATGATATAAAATGGTGGTCGTCGAAATTTCACGAATACCATTTTTTCGCCGATTTTTTTTTCCGGCGACAGGTTTTTATCCcgttttgttatatatatatatatatatatatatatatatatatatatatatatatataaaatcttgaaagtgtaatttatgtgtgggaggaagaacaaaagaaataaaaacgaataTAAGCTGAGAAGATTTTTTcagttaaaatttcaatacatcaaTTTTTTCCGGTGTGAGAaggttttccgatgatgaattttcCCCCCAAATCTAAGTGTATTTTGCTTTACTTATGAATAGatctttttgagagtttaatttgtgtgtgaaaatggtaaaaagagGATAAAGAAAAACAGAATAAATTGAAGAAAAACGATTAGATAAAGTCGTCGGTGAATGAATATCCGCCGGAAttagagaagaaacaaaaaaagaagtaaaagaaaaaagacaaagaaaaaggaaatctCCTTTTGGAGAGTGAAATATACACACTCTGCTACGTCAGCgttaagggtgcaaataattcTACTTTAAAATAGTTTAGGGGGGTAATAGGATTCCCGCAAAGATAAAGTGTGTAATTGAGAATTCAGGTATAGGTCAggagtacttatgcattttccctaataaaatacttccaaaatgcatcgaaaaatagaagaattgaatcggaaaaagaaaaaggctgaacatttttttaaaaaaataattggtTTTGTCATTAGAAGTCGAATGAAGTTAAGTTAAACTAAAATCAATCGAGAACTAAACTAACTAAATGCAAAACTAAAGAACCATGGCCACAACTCTAGGTGGCCAAATGGATAAATAAATAGTTATTCACtcatattatctattaaaaaatgaTTCGGATAATGCACCTTTTAAAAtggatcaaatatggataagatccatattatccacttaagaAATTGGTTTAACCAATGAGTTTACCTTTTACATTTACAAAGACTTAAATTGGGGATTCCTCAAGGTTGAAAGACtagaaattctcccaaaagtgatcgtATTCAAGAAGCtaggatatccatattatccaccgGTTAATCCATTTTTTATTCGAATTAAATATAGGTCGAATTGGATAATTGATCCGTTTTTATATTACCCATTTTGAACCCAATCCGATTCGACCCGCTCGTTTACCACCCCGTCACAACCAACTGCACAAATTAAGACAATAATGGTGCACTCGTCATCTACAAACTTGGGCCACCTCTCGATGGAGGTGTTCAATAATTACGAGAACTCTTAGGAAGTGTTACTAGAAGGGTTCTTTGAGAGGACAAACGTGGTTAAGAAAACCggaggccgtatttgcaaaacttTTTTGAAAAGGGACAAGATTTAAAGTGGTCCCAGAAAAGGCTATTTCTGCTCTACcgttttcatatttattttttaagcATTTGTCCTGGTGTTATTGATTCCAGTTTTAGTCCTTCTGATATTACACACAgcaaattgaaattttaattaaGCACTGCCAGTATTTTTGGTTCTTCCACTAACGGAACTTAACAAAACAAACTGacagtaaaatagttaaaatagtaCGAGCTAGCCAGTTTTagaactggtcattcaaaaatagccagcatttgccaaattattgaaaaatagccactattttgctgcaacagaaaCCTATCCAACATAATATAGtagagttcggtgcacctgtgtatggaTCCAGCAAAGTATACtagaactctagtatattatactggagccagcaaagtataccggtccagcataatatgctggagtatttttcagattttgattagtattttcgttcagatttatttttacattaaaaGTGGTTAAATTTTGATAACTTTTAAAACTGtagctatttttaaatgaccacttGCGAatatgactattttttaatttcttgccAGTAAAATACAAAGAAGGGCAATTTGGATATTGGAGAGAATTTGACAAGATACTAATTAAAATTCGATTAAAAAGATCAAACAAATATACAGTCGAATAGGCTCCACCATCAATTTAGATCAGTTAGTTTTGCATTCATTTGAGCATAGAACACTTTGGGAAAAAGATTGTACTGCATTATACTAAAACGTCCGAATTACTCTTCTTAATATTTAACtgtcagtttgttttattaagttCCGTTAGTGAAAGGACCAAAAATACTCACGTTGCTAAGTTGAAGGTTTAATGTGCTGTGTATAATATCACAGGGACTAAAACTGGAAATAAGCAATAACACAAGGCCAAAAGTGCTATTCTCCCTACTTTCTTTTCTCTTCACCCCCGCCACTAGTCCTCATACATTTCAGTCTATGCTAAAATTATATAAACAATTTTCGAAGGTTAACTTGACGGGAGGATGACTGGATGAGTGCTACTGATACATTACAATAATTTAATTTGTTGCAGTGGTAGAGTAATCACTCGCATCAAGTTTTTGTTTTCACTAAAGGGATTTTGTAAGTGGTCTCAGGTTTGAGCCCGGGAATGGAAAACTTCCTGGTTGGGAGAGCTTCACCTCTAAATAGGCCATTTGCAACACAAATCTGTACTGGTCGGCCAGTGGGTTCCGAAAACCAGATgattaaacaaatatatataaaagctacTAGCATTAGGGGTGATCACTGATCAGGACATATGGTTTCCAAAGAAAAGCTTCTTCTTTCTGAAGCGCGCTAGTTGATGACTTTGGAAAAAGTCATTGTTTCTCTACTGAGCTGAAAGGTGCAAGCAGTATACGATCTGGAAAGCACAAAAACCAGTTATATCATTCTTCGCAGTCAcagataacaacaacaacaacaacaataacaaaaaaccCAGTGTAATTCAACAaatgaggtctggggagggtagtgtatatgcaaaccttacccctaccttgtgaagatacaaatgttgtttccgatagaccctcggctcagtaAGAACATAGTCACAGCATTATTAAAAAGAAATACAGTAATGGATCACACTGATATAAGATATGCTGTTGAAACTAAGTTTCTTGTTTTAACTCTGATTTTGACCATCGGTTGTTTAGAAATGAATTAGGTAAAAGTTGAGTTCTCTCATTCGGAGCAATTTCGGATAGTAGTTCTAACTTTTCTGTTCTAATTTAAGACAACGCATGCCAACACTTGACCTCGACCATGCTTCTATAAAACATAGATTGGTTGCAACAAGAAATATTGACAAACTGATACAACCAAGAATGACTATAACCAATTAGAGTTAAAAAATACAATAGAATAATAATGCAGGAACATAGGACTGAAAGCTAACAGTGTGCAGGTATTGACGAACTATACGTATAATTGTCCGGAGGTGAGTGCAACCAATGCACCACTTTCTTACTAGTTGTAACAAACAAGATGAAGAGAagcatttttactttctttagcGAAAAGAACCATGAAGTCCTGCTCCCTTTTTGTACTAGATATACTGCTAACCCTCTCTATTTGTTGGGACAGAGGCGTAAAAGTTGCTGTTGTTGTAAATAGTATGAAATGTAATTTCGGTAGCACCTAGTTGGTAATGTgatactaaaattatcaattgTAAAGAGTTTTTCTGAGAGTACTCATTTTAGGAACAGAGAATAaggaaatttttctaaaaagatACCACATGAATAAGATCACATATAGTTCAATAGCATTTAAATAGGCAAAGAGCGTGGATGTCAAGTATACTAGAGAAAATGGGTGAACATTTTATTCCAAACAAAAGTAACATCAAATTCCAAGTCAGTTTCCTTGTTTCCAGTCACATAAACACCCCCCCCTGTTTATTTCCGTGTTCATTGGGAGAGATCCAGCAGCCTTTAAAGAATCACAGAAAAGCGAAAACGTAAATGCATGAAGGATCACTTACAGTATTAAGAACAAATTATCGAGGAGCTTGATTTTGATGACAGATAATTAAGAAGACGGTCTCTAGCCGTACTTATTGCAGCAAAACATACACACAGATGTTGCTCAAGACTCAGAAGCTCGTCAAGGAAAGTGCTATGTCTCCTCTGAAGTTGCTTCAGTGCCTCCTGGATGTGATACCGATCTCTCCCACTCTCTAGCCCAAAGTGAATAGTACCATTGTAGGACTCCACCGCGTCATGTAACCGGCCCACCAGACTCTTTACAGTATTTAAGTGATTGTGGAGAAAAAAAATCCCTCTTGTTGCTTCATCCAGCTGCATGAGATCTAGTTCTTTCTTTTCCATATTTAAAGGGAGGCAAGCGGGGCAGATTGGGATGGCAACAAGCGCAGCAAAACCATGAGTAGCTATAATAACAGCTGATATGACCACTCCAACAGTAGCTGCAAGTAAACATACAGCTGAGCCCCTGATGGTACGTCGGAGAAGTTGGACCATTGAATGTGACTTGTATAGACGAAGTTCAAGCTGCTTCTTTAGCTGGAAGGAGCTATCAAACATATCATTGAAGTTATAGGTGTCACGGCCAGGAAAGTGATTAGCAAGGCTGTCGAACTGGAGGAAGATGTCAAATGCCAAATCATATTGAGCTTGCGAAAGGGAATGTCCAACAGACTCCAAGTCCAGGGCAAGGACATCAAGAAGTTTATGAATTGGGGCATACAAGAGTCGAGCTTTGTTCACACTTTGAGAGATAAGGATACAGAGACGAGCAGTTTGCTCAGTACTGTCAAGGTAGTTAGTAATAAGTTGGTTTAGGGCATCTGGTCTTATATGCAAAAGTGTCTCTTGGACAGACTCATGGTTGGGTTTAAGGACGTCCTCTAGTTGCAGCAGTTCCTTCTGGAATTCAATTTGTGCTACCTCGACGTTCAGGTCCGGAGGGACCACATGATGCACCTTGGACCAGATCTCTTTGTTGCAAGAAGCTTGAACAACAAGTGCATATGCTTGTGAGAGGTCGACAGTAGGTGAAGCTCGGGAACTTGATGTTTTATCATCAGCTAAACCACCTGCAGTTCATTTACATAGATTTGAAGGTATCAGAACATCCCTTTTCATTCAAACCATCCAACGTTAGAAATATGATGCAGAGTAGATTACTATCAGCAGAAAAAAAGGTAAGGAAATTGTACGCCATATAGAAAATTTTTAGGGGATGCACAAGTCTAGCATGAACTTTTTAAGAGAACAGATGCGCGAGTCCTTCCTTGGAGGAAATAATTATCTGATAGGAttctaccccccccccccttttttggTTCTTATAAATCAGAATTCCATTAACACCACACCAAGATGATTCCAGGAAATATGTACGGAAAGGATTCTACCGCTATCTAATGCTTCTCCAAGAGAACAAATATATGGAGCAGCTGCATTGCTTGTCGTTCTAGCCACTCCACTCAATCTCACATGTGCCTATTCAAGACTAAACCACAGAGATTTCTCATCttacaacaccaacaacaaataATCAGTGAAATCCAATAAGTGCGGTCTACGGAGGTTAGTGTATATGCAGAATTTATCCCTACCTTGGGAAGGTAGAGAGGTCGTTTCCGATAAACTCTTAGCTCAATGAACAATGAAAAGAAGCAGTAATAACAAGCAGTAGCAACAGCGAGATACAAAGAAAACCGAAgcgaaaaataataagaaaacaaCATGTAGTAATAGCAATCTAGGAATAAGAAAAATACCAAGCTAACACTAATACTACAGGtatggaaaagaaaaataaaaacgcTCGACTaactactaaccttctaccctaatcctcgacctgcACAtactcctatcaagggtcatgtccttggCAAGCTGAAGCAGCACCATGttctgcctaatcacctctctccaatacttcGTTGGCCTACATCTATCTCTTCTCATATCCGCTAAGGCAAACCTCTCACACCTTCTTATTGGGGCATCTGTGCTTCTCCTCTTTACATATCCGGACCAGCTTACCCTTGCTTcctgcatcttgtcctccacggggGTCACTTCCACATTTCCCCGAatatctttattcctaatcttatttAATCTGGTATGCCCGTAAATCCATCTCATCCTCATTTCTACTACATCCATCTTCTGGATATGGGAGTTCTTGACTGACCAACACTTTGCCctatacaacatagtcggtctaaccaccgtTCTGTAACTTATCTTTAAAACTTTCTCATCTTAAGTAAATATTTTGAACTTCCTATTAATTATATGAAACTTACAACCAGTGGCGGAATCAGGAATTTAAGCAAGGGGATTCAAAAAATATTAGAATGTCACTTGGGATAAGCACCGGTGACCTAGAGCACCTTTTGAACCCCTTTTTACCGCAACACTAGAATTTTCCCTTGTATTAAGGGGATAGCAGTTTATACATAAccgaagaaaattatttttcccaatttgTGCATAATAATTTTTCATGGGATTTAATTGAATCCCCTTACATTCTACTAGCTCTGCCGCTGCATGTACCTAATTACAACCCGCCTCGCACCTACCATGTGCCACACAAACAGTTATACATATTGAATCTTTGCTCATTTTCAAATCTTATAATGCTTCAACTAACATAGCTTCAAGTTTAGGATAACAACAGAAACCGGCGAAACGTAATTGTTTCTTATGTACTTCATTACAGctaattaaaattcaaaaaaaaatttaccTTCCAAAGCTGGAGGGGAGTGGTTAGTTTTTGCTGTTAATGACAACCGCCGCAGACAATGCAGCATTTGTTTCCACTGTGTGTCTGGTGCTGGTACACAGCACAAATAGAGATCATATATTCGATGATACAGAGGAAAAATCAATCAAATGATCCAAAGCGCAAAGCAGAATCTGCAAAAGTAAGGTGCAATAGTGAAATTAATTGGTTACTTCATTTTGCATTGCTCACATTGAAGAAGCAACTACAACATTAAACCTTATAATGCTTCGCAATAGTTTCCAAGAATTACAATTTACAACATACTACTATTCACTTCTCCACCACCCCCAACTCCAAAAATGAGATTGGTATTAATTAAAGAACATtgaatttttcaaacaaagaagatAAAATTTAAGAACTTAAATCAGATAAAAGCACACGAAAAGAAAttaaagggaaaggaaaaattttaaaaagaaaaggaaaaaaacgaCAAAGAGCTCTAACTTGCTTACCCTGAATCAAACACACACCCAAATGAAATTCTTAACAAGACAGCAAATGGGTCGTCGAAGATGTGAGGTGATGTGCTAAGAATCTAGAGAAAAGCCTGTGTTGTTGACTtgttttaaaaccttaaaaacaGACCAACAAGTTTTACTAGACAAAAATGCTTTTTTTTCTTCAACAAAAGAAGTTCcttaaaacttggtcaaacaagtcatttcttttctttcttttttctttttttacatttcttctttctcttctttttcttcaatttctcttGTAGCAAAAGGACCGACTCTAATATTATGAGTAGTGACGCTCCTGCCTTAGGCCCTCAAATTTTGGggcccaatttttaaaaaataaaaggtttATAGGTATTTGAAAAACTAAGTCTTAGGGTACGCCCGTTGCGCCTGTTCCCATGTTAATaagtaaataatatttaaaaactcACATAAGTATTAAACAATATCTTTGACttataatgaaaataataatgtatatgtgatgacccaaaagaccatcttatgttttagaactcgattccgtATTCCGAGGCCTTCAACACCTCATTTTAtttctcctcgatttgtgtgcacaatcCGTGCGTAtttttggaaagcttttatgttgaaagttgataaaaataataatttttgcctttaaaagttgatttagttgacttcggtcaatgctTTGAGTAAACGGATCCTGACTcatattttgacagtcccggtggatccgtattgaatgggacctggacgtatgcccggaatcgaattctgaggtccttagctcgagatatggatttttgatgaaaattgaaagactaaaattaaatggttttaagaatttgattaatgtttgatcttgttggtatcaggcCTGTATTTTAATtacggagcccggtataggtccaaaataatatttatacctTATCTTTGATATTTGGTGAGAAGCGgaactgatttgacgtgattcagacgtccggttgtgaaaataggaatttcaaagtgttctaAAGAATTCCatgtgatttggtgctaaattcgtagttctaggtgttattttggcgatttgatcacacgagcaagtctgtataatatttttaagactcgtgtgcatgtttggtttggagctccaagggctcgggcgagtttcggataggttagaggatgttttggacttggaaaatctGGTGTAAGAGTGATGTATCTGGTGTTTGttgcattgtgcttcgcgatcgcgtagtcactctcgcgatcgcgaagggaaaACTGGGCTAGGGAGGACtttaccctacgcgaatgcgagaccaGGGTCGCGAACACGGAGCATTGGGAGGAGTttctctacacgaacgcgactGGTCGACCGTGAACGTAGCTTTAAATAGGCTGGTCAGGTGACCTGGGAAGCTCTGTGCGAACACGAGCCtggctcgcgaatgcgaaggtgaGGTGGGCTAAACCTTTGCGAACGCATAGTGCCTCctgcgatcgcgtaagtccttaggaggctgctcttcgcaaacgcgacagtGTCCTTGTGAACGCGATGgacactgtcgcccaacacttaaaacagaaacaaaaaatgggaattggctattatttcaaaattttcaaaactagaagaACTAGAGGCGATTCTCAATAgacaatttcttccccaaagtgttggtaaataattctaaactactttctttcaattactcattacatttcatgaattttcaacctcaaaactagggttttcatgatggaaattggggtttgggtagaattaaggATTTTTGTATAcatggaatttagacctcaattcgGGATCGGATcttgaaactaattacatattcaggCACGGGGGATGAATGAGTGaatggattttggttcgaacttcgacttttgaccaagcggggccgaggtcgatttttgactttttgggggaaagtttggaAAACCTAAATTGATGTATtgaaattgatttctttagcaatatttgatgttacTAAGTTAACTATGGCtaaatacgagtggtttggaggtgaaatctagagaaaaaatgataattgagcagtgagtggcatgtggatcgaggtaagtgttgtgtctaactttgactcgagggattaggaaTCTTTGACTTAATTTCTATGTGAAAATCCATGTGAATGGTATAtaggtaaggtgacgagtacctatgcgccgccaatcTATCTGTTTGCATGTTTTCTTCCCATTCTTATTATATTGTCTTCCCTGCCTTAACTGCTACATGTTTTACTGGTATTTTCATGCTTAATTGCTACTAGTCAGACATCGTTTTTCATTGTGGAAGGTATTAATTACCCAGTAGTTTCATTGTCTCATATTATTGGCTTAAGCTGGTTTATCAATATTTTATGGTATATTTTGGATTAGTTCTGCTGAGTAGTATTATTTGTGTAAAGTTTCATAATGTACAAGATTTTCGTTTGCTTTGGTTTGAGGTTTAAATATTGTGAAGAGTTTTGagttaaattgtgaaatttctATACTTATTGAGTAATTGATGttgatatggtaggatcgggttgcgcaccgcaacaggaggaataagggtgatatttTGAGAAGGAATAAGGGTAAAATACTATTATACgacgggatcgggttgcacgccacaacaggaggaataagggtggattgatatggagtAATAAGAGTGAATATTCATATTGATATTAATATATGGTGAgatcgggatgcgcgccgcaTCAGTTTATGTGTTTAAGCATCTTTTTTCTACTGTGTAAGTTATTATGTAGTTTTGCATTTCACTTAAGGATTGATTATAACTTGTACTGATAAGACACTTGAATTTTGTATTCATTCCTTGCAAGTTACTGCTTTATTTTGTCGTGTCCTTCTTTCTGCTTTTATTATTCACTGTAAACATGTTATATTGTAACTACcccgccgtagcctcgtcactacctcatcgaggttagactcggcacttaccagtacatggggtcgttatactgatactgcactttgcactttttgtgcagattttggagcaggtagtggctgatcgagaggtcggGTGCAAATATTTTTCagctaggagacccaaggtagtctcGCTGGCGTCCGTAGGCCCTGACGTCCCCTTATATGCTCCTACATTTACTGTT is from Nicotiana tabacum cultivar K326 chromosome 18, ASM71507v2, whole genome shotgun sequence and encodes:
- the LOC107790149 gene encoding UPF0496 protein At3g19330, whose product is MLHCLRRLSLTAKTNHSPPALEGGLADDKTSSSRASPTVDLSQAYALVVQASCNKEIWSKVHHVVPPDLNVEVAQIEFQKELLQLEDVLKPNHESVQETLLHIRPDALNQLITNYLDSTEQTARLCILISQSVNKARLLYAPIHKLLDVLALDLESVGHSLSQAQYDLAFDIFLQFDSLANHFPGRDTYNFNDMFDSSFQLKKQLELRLYKSHSMVQLLRRTIRGSAVCLLAATVGVVISAVIIATHGFAALVAIPICPACLPLNMEKKELDLMQLDEATRGIFFLHNHLNTVKSLVGRLHDAVESYNGTIHFGLESGRDRYHIQEALKQLQRRHSTFLDELLSLEQHLCVCFAAISTARDRLLNYLSSKSSSSIICS